One Paenibacillus sp. FSL H7-0737 DNA segment encodes these proteins:
- a CDS encoding Na/Pi cotransporter family protein, giving the protein MFRDLLFPIIYGLVIFLAGMKLMETALSKLAGPLLTTSLNKATSTPIKGLIASSVLSALLQSSTAVTVLTIGMVNAGLLTYARTLGIILGSNIGTTLTTELIGLQINSMASPLLAASLSLWAAAVIAGELPHTSRAAALCRKISEPLQFISLAVSGFALVLWGIAVMQSIGGTLQESGLFLWFLNHATTSALWGLAAGACLTALLHSSAAVIAMAMGIAASGAMPPELGIAIVLGANVGTCVTAVIASIGGSTSGVFVAWSHVVLNVSGALLFLPLIGPLQATAAWIGGGAASQIAHAQTIFNVVCSLIALPLCYLPVWSRLEKRLQS; this is encoded by the coding sequence ATGTTCCGTGATCTGCTTTTCCCTATTATATATGGTCTTGTCATTTTTCTGGCTGGCATGAAGCTAATGGAAACAGCGTTGTCCAAGCTTGCAGGGCCACTGTTAACTACAAGCCTGAATAAGGCAACCTCTACACCTATCAAAGGCTTGATCGCAAGCAGTGTACTGTCAGCCCTGCTTCAGAGCAGCACGGCTGTAACTGTGCTAACGATCGGTATGGTGAATGCCGGCCTGCTCACCTATGCTCGTACACTTGGCATTATCCTAGGCAGCAACATCGGCACCACTTTGACCACAGAGTTAATCGGACTTCAGATCAATTCCATGGCATCGCCACTGCTGGCTGCCTCACTGAGTCTGTGGGCCGCAGCAGTTATAGCTGGCGAGTTACCGCATACATCACGGGCAGCAGCACTATGCCGGAAAATATCAGAGCCGCTGCAATTCATCAGCCTGGCTGTATCAGGATTCGCCCTAGTCCTATGGGGAATCGCAGTCATGCAGTCCATTGGCGGGACGCTTCAGGAGAGTGGCCTATTCCTTTGGTTCCTGAATCATGCTACCACAAGTGCCCTATGGGGACTCGCCGCTGGTGCCTGCTTAACTGCCCTGTTACATAGCAGCGCAGCAGTTATCGCCATGGCCATGGGCATTGCTGCCTCTGGTGCCATGCCACCAGAGCTCGGCATAGCCATCGTGCTCGGTGCCAACGTCGGTACCTGCGTCACGGCAGTCATCGCTTCCATCGGCGGCTCGACTTCTGGCGTCTTTGTCGCTTGGTCGCATGTTGTCCTCAATGTAAGCGGTGCGCTCCTGTTCCTACCTCTTATTGGGCCCCTACAAGCAACTGCTGCATGGATTGGCGGAGGAGCCGCCTCACAAATCGCTCATGCACAGACTATTTTTAATGTAGTATGCTCGCTAATCGCACTGCCATTATGTTACCTGCCTGTATGGTCAAGACTGGAGAAACGTCTTCAATCGTAA